A stretch of Paenibacillus mucilaginosus 3016 DNA encodes these proteins:
- a CDS encoding M24 family metallopeptidase, with translation MNERLEKLYALLEREGLDAAFITHPKSVYYFTGFYTNPHERFLALVCVQGEEPMLYVPALDEEKAVQTSSVAKIAAHYDSENPYTKLAGLLGGRPIRTVGLQEDQLSVKSCRALLSATGAESARSLEAELAAMRVIKDAGEIAVVRRAIHCIEEVFRLAAAKVKPGMTEMELVAEMEYQMRRLGSEGPSFETMVLSGAKSGLPHGVPSADEIREGQLLLLDAGVFVDGYASDLTRTFAVGEVGDEARAVYDAVLQANLDMIAAVRPGVPFGSLDRAARSTIESRGYGEFFITRAGHGFGLEIHEYPSIHGGNEDLLQEGMLFTAEPGIYIPGFGGVRIEDNVVVTADGADVLTAFPKELTVIGV, from the coding sequence ATGAACGAAAGACTGGAGAAGCTGTATGCGCTGCTGGAGCGGGAAGGGCTGGATGCGGCATTCATCACCCACCCGAAGAGCGTCTATTATTTTACCGGATTCTATACGAATCCCCATGAGCGGTTCCTGGCCCTCGTCTGCGTCCAAGGGGAGGAGCCGATGCTTTACGTGCCGGCCCTGGATGAGGAAAAGGCGGTTCAAACGTCTTCGGTGGCCAAGATTGCCGCCCACTACGACTCGGAGAACCCGTACACCAAGCTGGCAGGCCTGCTGGGAGGGCGGCCTATCCGGACCGTGGGCCTGCAGGAGGACCAGCTCAGCGTCAAAAGCTGCCGTGCGCTGCTGTCCGCCACAGGTGCCGAATCGGCCCGCAGCCTGGAAGCGGAGCTGGCCGCAATGCGGGTGATCAAGGATGCAGGGGAGATCGCGGTCGTCCGGCGGGCGATCCACTGCATCGAGGAGGTGTTCCGTCTTGCGGCGGCGAAGGTCAAGCCCGGCATGACCGAGATGGAGCTCGTGGCCGAGATGGAGTACCAGATGCGGCGCCTCGGCTCGGAAGGGCCATCCTTCGAGACGATGGTCCTCTCCGGCGCGAAGTCCGGCCTGCCGCACGGCGTCCCTTCGGCGGACGAAATCCGAGAAGGGCAGCTTCTACTGCTCGATGCCGGCGTATTCGTCGATGGGTACGCCTCCGACCTCACCCGCACCTTCGCCGTAGGGGAGGTCGGGGATGAAGCCCGCGCCGTGTATGACGCGGTGCTCCAGGCCAATCTCGACATGATCGCGGCCGTCCGTCCCGGTGTCCCGTTCGGCTCGCTGGACCGTGCCGCCCGAAGCACGATCGAGAGCAGAGGCTACGGGGAATTCTTCATCACCAGGGCCGGGCACGGCTTCGGGCTCGAGATTCATGAGTACCCGTCGATTCACGGGGGCAACGAGGACCTGCTGCAGGAAGGGATGCTGTTCACAGCGGAGCCCGGCATCTACATCCCCGGCTTCGGCGGGGTCCGCATCGAAGACAACGTCGTGGTGACGGCGGACGGGGCCGACGTGCTGACGGCATTCCCCAAGGAGCTGACCGTGATCGGAGTCTGA
- a CDS encoding NAD-dependent epimerase/dehydratase family protein: MLQEGIDVYLLDLDDFCCRLEYGSRLMGEAEQGRLHFLPGNLLDAPLEVPPQIDAVIHLAAWPHVDFSMHYPGLVVHNNVTSTQRLLHLCGDRGLPILVTSSVEVYGGDQGRVYAETASYKPYSPYAASKVSCEVLTQTYIQCFGIRAKLIRLTNLYGPWQAPDRIIPRNMGRLIDGVPLDIQGRVVRDFVYVTDAAEAIWTVMKHGRWGEIYNISSGTGTDMQSVGRLMSRLGGETPEVELHTQEPTPSRGASLVIDPAKIGTELGWKASVSLEEGLERTYRWYLQHAEWARAFRPQYLAERRGREFIVDVARMPAKSSTGLETA; encoded by the coding sequence CTGCTTCAGGAAGGAATCGATGTGTATCTGCTCGATCTGGATGATTTCTGCTGCAGGCTGGAGTACGGATCGAGGCTGATGGGCGAAGCCGAACAAGGAAGACTCCATTTCCTCCCCGGGAATCTGCTGGATGCCCCGCTGGAGGTTCCTCCCCAGATCGATGCCGTCATTCACCTGGCCGCTTGGCCCCACGTAGACTTTTCGATGCATTATCCCGGGCTTGTCGTACATAACAACGTAACCTCCACCCAGCGCCTGCTGCATCTATGCGGCGACCGGGGGCTTCCGATCCTCGTGACCTCCTCCGTTGAAGTGTACGGCGGAGACCAGGGCAGGGTTTACGCCGAAACGGCCTCCTACAAACCTTATTCCCCTTATGCCGCGTCGAAGGTTTCCTGTGAAGTGCTCACCCAAACTTACATCCAATGTTTCGGCATCCGGGCGAAGCTCATCCGCTTGACGAATCTGTACGGTCCCTGGCAGGCTCCCGACCGCATCATTCCAAGGAATATGGGACGGCTGATCGACGGGGTGCCGCTGGATATCCAGGGGCGTGTCGTCCGGGATTTCGTCTACGTAACCGACGCGGCCGAGGCGATCTGGACGGTGATGAAGCACGGAAGGTGGGGGGAGATCTACAACATCTCATCCGGGACAGGAACGGATATGCAGAGTGTCGGCCGGCTGATGAGCCGGCTTGGCGGCGAGACGCCCGAAGTGGAACTGCACACCCAGGAACCGACTCCGTCGAGGGGAGCCTCTCTGGTGATCGATCCGGCCAAAATCGGAACGGAGCTCGGGTGGAAGGCCTCGGTGTCCCTGGAAGAGGGGCTCGAGCGGACCTACCGTTGGTACCTGCAGCATGCCGAGTGGGCCAGGGCATTCCGGCCGCAGTATCTTGCGGAGCGGCGGGGGCGGGAGTTCATCGTGGATGTAGCGCGGATGCCGGCGAAGTCCTCTACCGGTTTGGAGACGGCGTAA
- a CDS encoding class I SAM-dependent methyltransferase produces MEQIAASNREGWSKHAYRAWVRGKGSPQAMARELQADPWRKLAPLRSVLGDPGGCRVANLLGSNGKAAVSLSLLGADVTVVDLSPDNARYALELAEAAGVRIRYVVADVMNLPEGEAPRDCDLVIMELGILHWFADLKRFFQVAAAMLKPGGRLIVRDFHPVHRQLLRWKDGGMTADGDYFDESLRAGAVPYAVFLTEAERAEVPEVYTRGWTMGDIVTAAAEVGLIIRSLKEEKGPAQRWVFPAEAPAGIEERVPGIYTLAADRPGLSILSGKGGVVQ; encoded by the coding sequence ATGGAACAGATAGCGGCAAGCAACAGGGAAGGCTGGTCCAAGCATGCTTACCGGGCGTGGGTGAGGGGCAAAGGGAGTCCGCAGGCCATGGCTCGGGAGCTCCAGGCGGATCCGTGGAGGAAGCTCGCTCCCCTCCGGTCCGTGCTCGGTGATCCCGGCGGCTGCCGGGTCGCCAATCTTCTCGGCTCGAACGGCAAGGCGGCGGTCTCTCTGTCGCTGCTCGGTGCCGATGTAACCGTGGTCGATCTCTCCCCGGACAATGCCCGCTATGCGCTGGAGCTCGCGGAAGCCGCAGGCGTCCGGATCCGGTATGTCGTTGCGGACGTGATGAATCTGCCGGAGGGCGAAGCGCCGAGGGACTGCGATCTGGTGATCATGGAGCTCGGCATCCTCCATTGGTTCGCCGACTTGAAGCGTTTCTTCCAGGTTGCGGCGGCGATGCTGAAGCCGGGAGGCCGGCTGATCGTCCGCGACTTTCATCCGGTCCACCGGCAGCTGCTTCGGTGGAAGGATGGCGGGATGACGGCGGACGGCGATTATTTTGACGAGTCGCTGCGGGCGGGAGCGGTGCCCTATGCGGTATTTCTGACGGAAGCGGAGCGGGCGGAAGTGCCCGAAGTCTACACCCGGGGCTGGACAATGGGCGACATCGTTACCGCCGCGGCGGAAGTAGGCCTGATCATCCGGTCGCTGAAGGAAGAGAAGGGACCGGCACAGCGGTGGGTCTTCCCGGCCGAGGCCCCTGCCGGGATCGAAGAGCGGGTGCCGGGGATCTACACGCTGGCGGCGGACCGGCCTGGGCTTTCGATTTTATCCGGTAAAGGCGGCGTAGTACAATAG